Below is a window of Staphylococcus succinus DNA.
TGAACGTGAACGCCGTGAATTCGTTGCTAACGTTTCACATGAACTACGTACACCGTTAACATCTATGAATAGTTACATTGAAGCCTTAGAAGAAGGTGCTTGGAAAGATGATGATTTAGCGCCACAATTCCTTTCGGTAACACGTGAAGAAACAGAACGAATGATTCGTCTTGTTAATGATTTACTTCAATTGTCTAAAATGGACAACGAGTCAGATCAAATTACGAAAGAAATTGTCGACTTCAATATGTTTATCAACAAAATTATTAATCGACATGAAATGGCAGCGAAAGATACTACATTTATTCGTGAAATTCCAAAACAAACCATTTTTACAGAAATCGATCCAGACAAGATGACACAAGTATTTGATAACGTTATTACCAATGCAATGAAATATTCCCGCGGTGACAAACGCGTAGAGTTTCACGTGAAACAGAATGCACTCTACAACCGTATGACGATTCGTGTGAAAGATAATGGTATTGGTATCCCAATCAATAAAGTAGATAAAATCTTTGATCGTTTCTATCGTGTAGATAAGGCACGTACAAGAAAGATGGGTGGCACAGGATTAGGTTTAGCGATTTCTAAAGAAATTGTTGAAGCACACAATGGTCGTATTTGGGCCAATAGTGTGGAAGGCCAAGGGACGTCAATCTTTATCACGCTTCCTTGTGAAGTTTTAGAAGATGGTGATTGGGATGCGGAGTAAAGAGTTAATCAAATCTATGATCCTATTCCTACTTGTATTAATGAGTGTCGTTTTAACCTATATGACATGGAATTTCTCGCCAGATTTAGCTGACGTTGATAAGCAAGAGCATAGTGATGAATCTAAGCCGAATACTATTGGCAAGCCGTTGAATCAAGGTATGAATCAAGTCATAACACCTTACCAAGTCATTTATTCAAAAGGTGAAGACACTAAAGGGATGGAAGCCACACGTAGTAATATCAATGAAATGACGAAACCATTGAAGAATCAACGTGTAATTCAGTCAGAACAAATGCACAGTAATCATAATTTGATTATTCCAGACTTGAGTGATGATTTTTTAGTACTTGATTTTACTTATGATATGCCATTAGCAACATATTTAGGTCAAGCGTTGAACATCAATGCTAAAGTACCAAACAACTTTAAATTTAATCGTTTATTAGTTGATAGAACGAAAGATGGCAAGGTCAAACTGTACGCGATTAGTAAAGATCGTCACAATGTCGTGCGCATGATGACAACAGCTAAACAAGACAAATTCACACAAAAACTAGAATCGCTGCGTAAAAAAATGCAGCCTTATACAGAAATTATTACAAATAAAGATACGATTGATAAGGCTACACATATATTCGCACCAAGTGCACCGAAGAACTTGAAGTCATACCACACGATTTATAACCGAATCAGTGTAGATACGATGAACTCCATTTTATTTAATGATTCAGTCGTCGTGCGCAGTTCGAAGAGTGGTACGACAACCTACAATAACAATACAGGTGTCGCCAACTACAATGACGATAGTGAAAAATATCGTTACACAAATCTTTCAGAAGATGAAAATCGTTCAACGAATATGCAAGACAGCATACCAAGCACGTATGATTATATTAATAATCATGGGGGCTTTACAGATGATTACAGACTATTTAGTACAGACAATAAAAAAGGCGAACTTACTTACCAAATGTTCTTAAACGGTCGTCCTACATTTAATGATGATGACCTGAATAATATTAAGGTCTCGTGGGGCAATAAAGGTGTCTTCAGTTATGCACGTGCACTATTGAAAGCCAATGTAACGATTGATAGTGGTGAAGATGAACAAGATTTACCTGGCGCCGAATCCGTTCGTTCAGAATTAGCGAATAATCCGAATATCGATTTTGAAAAAGTGACGAATATGACAATTGGTTACAAAATGGAAAATCAACCAGATAAAAGTGATATTGAAATTCAACGCAACAGTGAATTCAAACCACAATGGTATGTTGAGTATAATGGAGAATGGCTCACGTACAAAGATGGGGGGCTAGAATAAATGAACTGGAAACGCGCAAAGACATTATTTATTTTCGTATTTATTCTAGTTAATATTGGTCTGGTCATTATTTATATTGATAAAGTGAATAAATCACATATCAATGATAGTGAAGATGAAAACGCAGTGAATTTTAAACAAGAAGAAATTAAAATTCCAGACAATCTCCCGAGTGTGAAAAATCTAAAAATGCAATTATTGACGGCAAGATCTAATGATTTTTCAGACTATGTAAAAGGACATGACCATCTTTCGAGCGCGCAGTCAGGCTCTTTGCTTAAAGGTGACATTAGTAGCCCAATTGATGTGAGCAATGATCAATATACAGACTTAAAATCTTATGTAAAAGATAAAGTCTACAAAGGTTCAAATTATGAAATGAGTCAGATTAATAATAAAAACGTCACTTTTGAACAGACGTATAACAATTATCCGATTATGAATAATAATAAAGCTCGCTTGCAATTTAACGTGAATGATAATGGGAAAGCCTCAAGTTATAAACAAACCGCTATGAAATCTATCGAGCCTTCAGAGGGTGCAAATAACGATGAGAAACAAGTTATCACAGCAAGACGTGCTATTGAAGCACTTTACTACAATCAATATTTAAAACGAAATGATGAAGTAATGAATACACGTCTAGGTTATTACACTGTAGTAAAAGAACCGAATGTACAAGTGTTAGAAGCTAACTGGGAAATTAAAGTCAAACACCACAATAAAATTACAACATATTATGTAGAAGCAGTCTCCGATAGTCCAAAGATTATTGAAGAATAGCTTTAATCAAGAAACGCACATCTCTTAAGTAGATGTGCGTTTTTTTGTATCAAAAACACATAAGCAAAGATAATTTCAAAACAAGAGCCCTTTACACATATAAGAAAGCGTTTACAAAAAGGAGTTATAATGGTAATATTTCACTTAAGTTGGTTGGTTAGTTAAATTAACAAACTAACAATAGAGTGTAAGGGGGGATTTAATGGATAAAATAACAAGTATGGAGAACCATTCTGCTATTGATGAACATCAAAGTATGAGTACTACTAAGTTACGCACTTCCGAAAAAGTAATATTTGGGGTAGGGGATTTTGGTGCTAATTATAGTTGGACCTTTATTGCCTCTTTCATCATTATTTATATGACTGATGTAGTAGGCATTGCTGGTTCAGTGATTGGGACTATTATACTTTTTTGTCGTTTTGCAGATGGATTTTCTGATGTTTTTATGGGGAGTATCATCGATAATACAAATAGTAAAATGGGTAAAGCCAAACCGTGGGTCTTTTGGACCGCACCTGTATTAGGAATTTTAACTTTTATGTTATTTAATGTTCCAGATTTTCTTAGTTATACAGGTAAAATTGCATATATTTTTATAGTATATTTTTTGATTTCAGTTATTTTTTACACAGCGAATAATGTCGCTTATTCATCATTAGTATCATTTATGACTAAAGATGAAAAAGATCGAGTTGCATTAGGCAGTATACGCTTTATATTTTCTAATCTAAGCGTGTTATGTATAACAACTTTCACGATCTATTTTGTAACAAATTTTGGCGATAATCAGCAAGGTTGGACATACACCTCGGCTATATATGGGTTGTTATGCGCAATACCATTAATGATTACTGGATATTTTGTAAAAGAAAGAAATGTAGCCGAAAAGCAATATCGTGAAGTTAAAAAAACACAGCGTATTCCATTTAGTTTAATTATTAAATCTTTAATAACTGAAAAATATTTTTTGATTACAATAGTCTTATATTTATTGTGGTATTTGAGACAAACGGATAATAGTATGAGAATCTATTACGCAACGTACATTTTTAATGACGCAAATGTAATGGCAATTATGAGTATAGCAACACTATTACCTACCATTTTAGGCTTATTAGTAGCACCTCAATTTGCCGAAAAAGTAGGTATCAAAAATAGTATTATCATCGGATTAATTCTATCTATTATTTCGTATATTATGATGGGCATATTCTCAGAGAACTTAATACTTTTAGTCATTGGATTAATTATTCATGGCATAGGATTAGTACCTTTTACAGCAGCATTAAGCGGTATTGTAGCAGATGTTGGAGATATCATTTATTGGAAGACCGGCGTACCAGTGCAAGGTTCTATATTTAGTCTAGCTAGTGCTGGCATGAAGATTGGTTCAGGTTTACAATCAGCAATTGTTGGTTGGTCATTATCGATAGGTGGATACGTTGCAGGGGCATCCGTTCAATCAGAAGGTACTATTTTTGCTATCAAATCTATGCAGATTTATTTTCCGTTATTAGCAGTAGCAATCGTAACGATAATCACTTTATTTTTGAATTATGAAAAATTTATTAAACATATAAAAGCACAAATTAGAACAAATAACGTAGGTGAAATGAGAGACAAACAAATATATAAATAAAGAAGAGGGATTATTATGACTAATTATATTCATGTAGATAAAAAAGGTTCAGACTTTGGATTAGGTAATGGTGAATCACCATTCTTAACAATAGATAAAGCAGCTTCAGTTGCACAACCTGGAGACAGTATCATTGTGCATGAAGGCGTATATCGTGAAGAAATAACACATATAAACACAGGATTAAGTGAGTCTAGAAGAATTTCATTTGAAGCAGCCAAGGACGAACGGGTGATTATTAAAGGCTCGGAAGAAATAACAGAATGGCAACAAATCGATGACAGTATATGGAAAGTAGAAATAGATAACAAGATATTTAAAGATTTTAACCCATTTGCTACCAAATTATTTGGCGATTGGTTAGTGGTGGATAACGATAAGAGTTTAGGTCAAGTCTATTTAAATGATCAATCGCTTTTTGAGGTAAGCGAATATGAACAATTGATTGAACCAAAAAAGATTGAAGAAACATTAGATCATTGGACAAATAAACAAGTTACTTATGACTATAAAGATGAATCAATCTATGTGTGGTATGCCAAAGTAGATAAGGATATAACAACGATATATGCGAATTTTCATGAATTTAATCCAAATAATGAAGTAACGGAAATAAATGTTAGGCAAAACGCATTTCGTCCCTTCAAAATGCATACCAACTATATTACAATAAGAAATTTTGAAATTGCGAATGTTGCAACACAATGGTCCCCTCCAACTGCAGCACAGACAGGCATGATTGATACACATTGGAGTAAAGGTTGGATCATCGAAAATAACATACTTTATAATGCTATGTGTAGTGCAATTGCTATAGGTAAAGAAATTTCAACAGGTGATAATTTAAATACTTATAGAAAAGATAAGCCAGGTTATCAATATCAAATAGAAACCGTCTTTAAGGCAGTGAATAGTGATTGGAATAAAGAAACGATAGGCTCACATATTATTAGAAATAATGAGATACATGATTGTGGACAGAATGCAGTAGTAGGACACTTAGGAAGCGCATTTAGTAAAATATATAATAATCATATTTACAATATAGGCAATAAGAGAGAATTCTTTGGTCATGAAATTGCAGGTATAAAGTTGCATGCTGCAATAGATACACAAGTGTACAATAATTACGTTCATAATTGCTCCCTTGGTATGTGGTTTGATTGGCAGACACAAGGAACAAGAATAAGTAAGAATATATTTAACGATAATACTAGAGACTTGTTCGTGGAAGTAAGTAGCGGTCCGTATGTTGTGGATAACAATGTATTAACTGCTGACTATGCTTTAGACAACCATGCCCAAGGTGGTGCATACGTTAATAATATTATTAATGGCGAAATAGTACATAGGTTAATGTTGGATAGAGCAACGCCATACCATGTACCACACAGTACATTAATAGCAGGATTTGCACCAGTTTACGGTGGTGATGATAGATTTTATAACAATATTTTTATTGGGAAAGCGAATATATCAAACATCGGTACAGATATATATAATGAATATACAACTTCATTATTAGAATATAAAGAAAAGGTCGCAAAGGAAGAAGGAGATCACGAAGCCTTTCATAAAATCAAGCAACCAGTATTTATTGATGATAATGCATATTTGAATCAAGCACATCCATTTAATAGAGAACATCATTATTTCAAAAATGATAGTTTTAATCCTAATTTATCAATAATTGAAGAAGGGAAAGACGTGTTTTTAAATATTGATGTGCCGGATAATTTTTTGGATTTTAAAGGTGAAATCCATGATACAGAAACATTACCTAAAGTACGTCTTGTCGATGCAAACTTTGAAGATGCTAATGGAAAACCACTAACTATTAATACAGATTTAATTGATGACATTAGACAAAAGCAGTCTCTCATAGGACCACTTCAAAGTTTAACTGTTGGAAGTAATAAGGTGAAAATTTGGACTAAAAAATAATCCACGATAATATCCTATTTTAGTGACCTACGATAAATTTAAATAGCATAAAGTAAAAGATAAAGATTTGTTTCCTTTAGTATTAGGAGATGAATCTTTATTTTGTGGTCAGTATAAATTCACTTAGAGATATTTCTCATATTTAATCAGATGAATTAGTTATGAAGTATGTTAAAATTAAATACTGTTAAACAGAGTAATTGAAGAAGTGAGAAATGATTCGATATAGTATAATATAAGTGATACTTTAAAACGTGCTTATAGGGATTTATGGAAGAGCAATGATCTCATAATATTGAAGCACAGACTTTATATAAAATAATAAATTAGACAGAGGGCATATTGAAGGCACATAAACCGAAGTCTGCCCCATAGCCATTTGGGCTAAACAGTGTTTATAGATTAGAAAGGGTGAATCGCTTGATACGAATGAGTGTATTGGCGAGTGGTAGTACTGGAAATGCCACTTATGTGGAAAGTGATAAAGGAAGTATACTTGTCGACGCAGGTTTGACAGGTAAGAAAATGGAAGAACTATTCGGACAGATTGATAAACAAATTAAAGATTTAAACGGTATATTAGTCACACATGAACATTCTGATCATATTAAAGGTTTAGGTGTGTTAGCACGTAAATACGGCTTACCGATTTATGCCAATGAGAAAACATGGACAGCTATTGAAAAGAAAGATAGTAAGATTCCAATGGATCAAAAGTTCATTTTCAATCCATATGATACGAAATCTATAGCTGGATTTGATATAGAATCATTTAATGTGTCGCATGATGCGATTGATCCTCAATTCTATATTTTCCATAATAACTATAAGAAATTCACAATTATTACAGACACAGGCTACGTTTCAGATCGCATGAAAGGTATGATTCAAGGTAGTGATGCTTTTATATTTGAAAGTAATCACGATGTGGATATGTTACGCATGTGCGCTTATCCGTGGAAAACCAAACAACGTATCTTGAGTGATATGGGCCACGTTTCCAATGAAGATGCAGCACACGCAATGACAGACGTCATCACAGGTAGCACTAAACGCATTTACCTGTCGCATCTATCACAAGATAACAACATGAAAGATCTTGCTCGCATGAGTGTGGGACAAGTCTTAAACGAACATGATATCGATACAGAACGTGACATATTGCTGTGTGATACAGACAAAGCCAAAGCAACACCTATATATACTTTATAAAGACGCTTTACCTCTCTGAGGTACAGCGTCTTTTAGTGTCATAACAGCAATATTATATTATATCGAAAATTAACGTAGCAATTGGGCATGTGTGTGGGCGTTTAATGTATTACATTCAGCAGACCAGAGACCAGAACAATCGATAACTATAATACCAAGGTTAGAGCTTTTGAATGCGATGTTAGGCGGACTTATAAAGATGTATTGGATTGTGTGCATTGTGCAAGTGTAGTGAGCGGTTGTAAACATATAAATCATTTAACTTATCCAGTCTATAATTCATCATGAAGCATACGCTAGTGTATTTAAAGGTTGATTGTTAGATACAAAAAAGAGAACAGTGAAAATTTTATTAGGTATACAAACCGATGTCTTAATTTAGAAACGGAATATACAGTTAGGGGATAAATAATAAGCAGTGGATAACTTGAGGATTTTCAAGCGTTATCAGCATATAATTGTAAAAAGAATGTAAAATTTGTGAATAAGTATGTAAGACGACCTTCAAGTTATCCACGTTTTTGTGCACGGTTATCCAGAGATGTGCACAATTCACAGGTAAATACCCACATTATACACAGAGTTATCCACAAAAAGATGACATATTACTGAATTTTTGTGAATAAAGCGTAATTTATATTAATTTTTAGTATACAATCTTGTTATAATAAGAGGGAAGAGTGTGAATAAGTTGATAACTTGTGGATAACTATAATAACTTATTACATTTATAAACATGGAGGCTCATAATGAAAATTACAATACTCACAGTAGGTAAATTAAAAGAAAAGTACTGGAAACAAGCAATTGCAGAATATGAAAAGAGACTAGGTGCATACTCCAAAATTGAAATAATTGAAGTCTCAGATGAAAAGGCACCAGAAAATATGAGCGACAAAGAAGTTGAACAAGTTAAGGACAAAGAAGGCCAAC
It encodes the following:
- a CDS encoding MBL fold metallo-hydrolase, which produces MNRLIRMSVLASGSTGNATYVESDKGSILVDAGLTGKKMEELFGQIDKQIKDLNGILVTHEHSDHIKGLGVLARKYGLPIYANEKTWTAIEKKDSKIPMDQKFIFNPYDTKSIAGFDIESFNVSHDAIDPQFYIFHNNYKKFTIITDTGYVSDRMKGMIQGSDAFIFESNHDVDMLRMCAYPWKTKQRILSDMGHVSNEDAAHAMTDVITGSTKRIYLSHLSQDNNMKDLARMSVGQVLNEHDIDTERDILLCDTDKAKATPIYTL
- a CDS encoding two-component system regulatory protein YycI, with the protein product MNWKRAKTLFIFVFILVNIGLVIIYIDKVNKSHINDSEDENAVNFKQEEIKIPDNLPSVKNLKMQLLTARSNDFSDYVKGHDHLSSAQSGSLLKGDISSPIDVSNDQYTDLKSYVKDKVYKGSNYEMSQINNKNVTFEQTYNNYPIMNNNKARLQFNVNDNGKASSYKQTAMKSIEPSEGANNDEKQVITARRAIEALYYNQYLKRNDEVMNTRLGYYTVVKEPNVQVLEANWEIKVKHHNKITTYYVEAVSDSPKIIEE
- a CDS encoding right-handed parallel beta-helix repeat-containing protein translates to MTNYIHVDKKGSDFGLGNGESPFLTIDKAASVAQPGDSIIVHEGVYREEITHINTGLSESRRISFEAAKDERVIIKGSEEITEWQQIDDSIWKVEIDNKIFKDFNPFATKLFGDWLVVDNDKSLGQVYLNDQSLFEVSEYEQLIEPKKIEETLDHWTNKQVTYDYKDESIYVWYAKVDKDITTIYANFHEFNPNNEVTEINVRQNAFRPFKMHTNYITIRNFEIANVATQWSPPTAAQTGMIDTHWSKGWIIENNILYNAMCSAIAIGKEISTGDNLNTYRKDKPGYQYQIETVFKAVNSDWNKETIGSHIIRNNEIHDCGQNAVVGHLGSAFSKIYNNHIYNIGNKREFFGHEIAGIKLHAAIDTQVYNNYVHNCSLGMWFDWQTQGTRISKNIFNDNTRDLFVEVSSGPYVVDNNVLTADYALDNHAQGGAYVNNIINGEIVHRLMLDRATPYHVPHSTLIAGFAPVYGGDDRFYNNIFIGKANISNIGTDIYNEYTTSLLEYKEKVAKEEGDHEAFHKIKQPVFIDDNAYLNQAHPFNREHHYFKNDSFNPNLSIIEEGKDVFLNIDVPDNFLDFKGEIHDTETLPKVRLVDANFEDANGKPLTINTDLIDDIRQKQSLIGPLQSLTVGSNKVKIWTKK
- a CDS encoding YycH family regulatory protein; amino-acid sequence: MRSKELIKSMILFLLVLMSVVLTYMTWNFSPDLADVDKQEHSDESKPNTIGKPLNQGMNQVITPYQVIYSKGEDTKGMEATRSNINEMTKPLKNQRVIQSEQMHSNHNLIIPDLSDDFLVLDFTYDMPLATYLGQALNINAKVPNNFKFNRLLVDRTKDGKVKLYAISKDRHNVVRMMTTAKQDKFTQKLESLRKKMQPYTEIITNKDTIDKATHIFAPSAPKNLKSYHTIYNRISVDTMNSILFNDSVVVRSSKSGTTTYNNNTGVANYNDDSEKYRYTNLSEDENRSTNMQDSIPSTYDYINNHGGFTDDYRLFSTDNKKGELTYQMFLNGRPTFNDDDLNNIKVSWGNKGVFSYARALLKANVTIDSGEDEQDLPGAESVRSELANNPNIDFEKVTNMTIGYKMENQPDKSDIEIQRNSEFKPQWYVEYNGEWLTYKDGGLE
- a CDS encoding MFS transporter — protein: MDKITSMENHSAIDEHQSMSTTKLRTSEKVIFGVGDFGANYSWTFIASFIIIYMTDVVGIAGSVIGTIILFCRFADGFSDVFMGSIIDNTNSKMGKAKPWVFWTAPVLGILTFMLFNVPDFLSYTGKIAYIFIVYFLISVIFYTANNVAYSSLVSFMTKDEKDRVALGSIRFIFSNLSVLCITTFTIYFVTNFGDNQQGWTYTSAIYGLLCAIPLMITGYFVKERNVAEKQYREVKKTQRIPFSLIIKSLITEKYFLITIVLYLLWYLRQTDNSMRIYYATYIFNDANVMAIMSIATLLPTILGLLVAPQFAEKVGIKNSIIIGLILSIISYIMMGIFSENLILLVIGLIIHGIGLVPFTAALSGIVADVGDIIYWKTGVPVQGSIFSLASAGMKIGSGLQSAIVGWSLSIGGYVAGASVQSEGTIFAIKSMQIYFPLLAVAIVTIITLFLNYEKFIKHIKAQIRTNNVGEMRDKQIYK